A stretch of DNA from Verrucomicrobiota bacterium:
GAAACAGGTCCATCTGTCCAAATTCTAAAAGCGCTTTCAAATCAGCATAAGCTGATTCTTGGGGCTGGGTTAATAGAGCAATGCGCGGATGGCCGGTTATACAATGCTTACGTGGTCGTCCAACCCGATGGTAGTATTCACTGTCATCGGAAACTCCATACTTTCATTAGCGAGCACATGACGAGTGGGGATTCATACACTGTGTTCGATACCCATTTGGGTTACAAAGTGGGTGTGCTGATATGTTATGACAACAACCTGATTGAGAACGTGCGTGTTACCGCCCTGAAAGGTGCCGATATTCTGCTGGCTCCCCATCAGACCGGTGGCTGCGAATCGGGAAGTCCGCATGGTATGAAACGTATAGACACCAAGCTCTGGGAAAATCGTCACAAGGACCCCATTGCAATAGAGGAAGCATTAAAGGGCCCCAATGGAAGAGGGTGGTTGATGCGTTGGCTTCCTTCCCGTGCGCACGATAACGGGTTGTTTATTATCTTTAGCAATGGAGTCGGAATCGATGACAATGAAGTAAGAACCGGCAATGCGATGATCATCGACCCTTATGGACGTATCCTTGCAGAAACCTGGAAAGCGGCCGATGCCATGGTGATTGCCGAACTGGATACCGATCTTCTTGAAAAAAGCTCGGGGCGGCGATGGATGCGTGGACGCCGACCGGACCTTTATCGGGAAATTGCTAACCCGTCTGGGGAGGAAATTTCCGCACGAGACGCTCGTTTTACCTAATAGTATGATGCTTTTTAGAAGGCGTTTTCCCGGGAACGCTGAGCCCCAGCTCGGCACTATTGAAACGACAGCCTAGCCTGAGGCTTGGCGCTCGTGCGCCGTCAAGAATAACACCGTCCAGGAGGGTACAATTATTAATACGGGGACAAATACCACTATTGTAACAATTTCCGGCTTCCAAACTGACAAACAGGTAGATGACATGGGAGCCCCCGTCGCACCGTGCCGTAGCCTTGCGCGAAGGCAGGCTCTGCCGCCGAACGTTCAGGAAATACACGGCACTGCGAGGACGCAGTTGCCTTCTTTTTTTCAAACTCATCTGAAGCGGACCGCTCGGCGATCGGTCCCTACCTTGGATTTATGTAACTTAGGTAGGGCGGTTTTGCCAAAACCGCCGTCAGGGATTTACCCAGGCTCAAGGAATCACACCGTCCACGAACCGCTTAAAATTTTCGCTTTCAATGAGTCCAGAAAGCAACTACGGTATTCCTCAACTTCTTTAACCCAAAAAATATGAAATATCAGTACCTTGATTCAGACGGCCAGAAAGCTGGTCCCTCCTCTTTGGATGAGATTCGCACCTTGTCCAGTAACGGCGAAATTCCTGCAGACCCTCAAGTCTGTGCGGAAGGCGATGACAATTGGGTTGCTCTTTCAACCATCAGCTCCGGGAGCTCGGCAACTGCCGCGAAAGAAAAGCCTGCGGCTGCTGATAAATCCGTCCCAGCTGGTGATGAGCCTAAAAAAACTGGTTCGGCTAAAAAGCCTCTGCCTTTTGCCGGCACCTTCCTTGCGGACTGGGTAGGCAAGTTGCTCGGAATTATCCGTGGTTTTCTTACACCGGCTCTGGTGGATAGTTCTCTCAATTTAGCCAAACATTTCGGGCAGTATGCTGTGCTTCTCGGCGGTGCACTCGGTTTTATCGCAGCCGTGGTTGCCGCGATTCGCCATAACTCCTTCGGCCTATTTCTTGGTGGTCTTGGCTTTCTTATTGCTTTGGCGGTAGCTCAATTCGCAGCGGTCAAGTTTCTCGATGCCTCGGACAAACTGATTGAAAGTACGCCGAGTAGGTTATCTTCTTTGGCGTTCCTGGATTGTGTCGGCCTGCTTACCATCCTTGCTGCGTTTATGGTTCTTCTTGGAGGAATTGTAGGATCCATCAAAGGTGGTGGGGTATCTGTATTAATCGTGGCCTTGGTATCCGCAACTCTCCTTACGTTTTTTTCAGCGGTTTCATTAAACCCTCAACTGGCTTCCGTTCAAAGTGGTTCGGCAAGCGCCGGAGAAGAAGCCATAGGTATTCTTGCATTTTTTCTCAAAGGCTTGCTCAAACTGGTGCCGCTGGTGTTTGCTCTTTTCGGAGTAGTTGGTGCCTTGATTTTGCTGGTAGGCATGTTCGCTCCGAATTCCGCGTTCGTACGAATGCTCGGACAGATGCTACCCGTTGTGCCGATTCCCGGACTTGGTGGCCCCGGCCTCTCCGGCTTGGGCGTTGTGCTAACGGCTGCCCTGTTACCGATTATAACTTACTTCATGTTTTTAATCTCGTCACTTCCGCTTGAGCTCTGGCGTGCAATCCTT
This window harbors:
- a CDS encoding DUF4339 domain-containing protein, which translates into the protein MKYQYLDSDGQKAGPSSLDEIRTLSSNGEIPADPQVCAEGDDNWVALSTISSGSSATAAKEKPAAADKSVPAGDEPKKTGSAKKPLPFAGTFLADWVGKLLGIIRGFLTPALVDSSLNLAKHFGQYAVLLGGALGFIAAVVAAIRHNSFGLFLGGLGFLIALAVAQFAAVKFLDASDKLIESTPSRLSSLAFLDCVGLLTILAAFMVLLGGIVGSIKGGGVSVLIVALVSATLLTFFSAVSLNPQLASVQSGSASAGEEAIGILAFFLKGLLKLVPLVFALFGVVGALILLVGMFAPNSAFVRMLGQMLPVVPIPGLGGPGLSGLGVVLTAALLPIITYFMFLISSLPLELWRAILSIPGKLDSLKR
- a CDS encoding nitrilase family protein, which produces MPMIKAASVQFNHLPGNKQANLKTIARFCEEAAIQEVEIIVFPEMCITGYWHVRNLKKGEIVALAENVETGPSVQILKALSNQHKLILGAGLIEQCADGRLYNAYVVVQPDGSIHCHRKLHTFISEHMTSGDSYTVFDTHLGYKVGVLICYDNNLIENVRVTALKGADILLAPHQTGGCESGSPHGMKRIDTKLWENRHKDPIAIEEALKGPNGRGWLMRWLPSRAHDNGLFIIFSNGVGIDDNEVRTGNAMIIDPYGRILAETWKAADAMVIAELDTDLLEKSSGRRWMRGRRPDLYREIANPSGEEISARDARFT